From the genome of Cervus elaphus chromosome 31, mCerEla1.1, whole genome shotgun sequence:
ATAGTTTTTAGCagccattctttttaaaatatattctggtAGTTAGGTAGATGGGTTTCCCTGTGGTCTGTCATCTAGCTGTAGACCCACAATTTGTATAGTTTTTAGAATATATTATACTCCAATAAGAAAAACTTCTTAAAATGTATTCCAAGGTAGGCTTAGCGTGATATTTAGCACAGCCAGGAAAGTAAAATTTCTTCCTGCAGACATATTCAGTATGCTATGTACTGTTAATGAGGAAAGAAactacacacatgtgtatacacacataaatatctTCAAAACACAAATGTTTTCTAGTCTGGGTGAGCCAGCAGCCTGGGAACAACAGGTCCATAGCCTCAGTCCATGCCAATGGATCAGTGTGGGTTGGCTTAGACCGCCAGTGTTTTCACTTCCAGCACTGTAAGAGTGTACCAAAATCACGTAATCCTGCGTCATTCTTCCTCCAGGATGTTAGAAACTGTGCTCCGTTCAAAACCTCTGACGAAGGGCTCCCCATCGCTCCGTGCGGTGCAATTGCCAACAGCCTGTTCAATGGTAGGTGACTTTTCCTGTCTCCAGCATGTTTCCTTTCGTGAGTGTGTAAAATCTAATGTCCAGAGGATTAGTCCTGCAGCTGAGtggcaggttttctttttttttaatgtttgtatacATTATCCACTGATTTATGATAATTCTTTGGCAAGTAAGTTCTTCACCGGAGATTTGAAGTAGTCAGGAAACATTAGTTAAATGGAGCCTAAGAGTATTTCTCAATAATCGGGGccttagaaagaaaaggaatcgtCTTCTGATTCCAGCATCTATGGCATGCAGGCATGCGGAGAGTCTGCTCAAACCCCGCTTTTTCAGCTGTGTCTGGCTGTGCACCTCCAAGTGTGGCAAAACGTTTGCTTGAATCTCTTAACACAGTCTTTAATTTCCCCACAGATACCTTTGTTCTTTTGTACAACTTTAATTCATCTACACAGATCAAAGTCCCACTGGTAAGGACTGCAACTGCATGGTGGACAGACAAGTACGTCAAGTTTCAGAATCCAACTTACCAAAATCTTTCTCATGCATTTGAAGGTAAGATCCATACGTTAGCTCAGTATTCCCCTCTCTCTATGGAAACTTTGGTTTTGATGGGTGGGGGGATGTTTTATGATTCCTCCTTCTTTACTTCTTTGTTGATCACCTTTGTTTCTAACTTTTCCTGCCTGTGAGCACCTCCATCACATACCTATCAGAAACACAAAATGATTGGTACCCTGGTTCCTTCTATATTACCTTCAGGAAAAAGGCAATGTTTTAAGAAACTTGTTCCTTCATCTATAATTAGAGTGATCATATAATTTACTGTCCAAACCAGTGCACTCTTGCGAGTCAAAGGGGTCACAGGAATAACTAAAGTTACATATTTATTAGAAAGTGGTGTTTCTTGACCAACAAGTTGATATTACCATATTGATGGGCCAATAAAGTAAttctattataaattatttctaaaatgcaattctttcaaaagttaaaagaatataTCTGTGtacattaagccaacttttaaaatgctttaaatattACCTAAATGCTAAAAGATAACAGAATAATTATTCTGGATATGGAGTCACATACTTTAACCAGTTTCTTGGCCATATAAGTCTTAAATTACATGCCCCTGtatttttctaatgaaaaatttgaatttttgtggaaaaaaaaagttcacaaaaTTATCtacaatctctttcttttttttccccaaatggccCCACTTGAGGCTCTTTGGGTTTGTTTTCATAATCATTGCGCATGCTAGAATCACACGGAGTGGCTGTTGCAGCTTGGCTCTGACTCCCCAGTGGGGCGGGTGGGAGCTACAGAGCCCACGTGGTTTGTGTGGCCTCTGGGGGTGGCTAGACGTGAGGGGTTAGAGGTCGGCAGGTTAGCAAAGCCCCAGGAATCCCTCACATAGTACGCCTTTACCCGTAGTGGCTTGTGTCTAGagatctcctcctcctccattttcctttctttcccaagTCTTCCCATTTCCCTGCTTGTGGCTCCTTGAACCTCTTTCACTTCTGCTTCTTACCGTTCTAGACTAGATGATGAAGGGAGCTTTCCCTTGTCCCTCATCAGGCACTAACATGGAAGCAGCTATTTAGGTCTGCCTAGGAGAAAGAgcggagaaggaactggcaacccaccccagtgttcttgcctggagaatcccagggatgggggagcctggtgggctgccagtctatggggtcgcacagagtcggacacgactgaagcgacttaatagCAGCAGGGGAAACAAAGACTCCAGGTCCCACTGTGGCTTAGTTCATAGGGGGACTAAGGGGACGTGAAGGGGAAAGAAGCTATCTGCAATGAGAATGTTGTAACTAGCGGAACAGCGCACATGCCCCACCCTCAAACACCCTACTCTGAAggcttttccctccctcccacatTGCCAAGGGTCCCTCTCTCAACCTCAAAACCTCTTGCTCTTCAGCCTCAAAGGGCAGGCAGAGGCACCGTGCGTAGGAGCTACATCTCCAGGAGAAAACAGCCCACCCACCCTTAGACAAGGGAATGCCTGTGTTCATCTTCCCCACGTTCCTTgcgggctttcctggtgtttCAGTGATATAGAATCCTCCAgccggtgcaggagactcaggagatgcctGATGgaccctgggccagaaagatcccccggaggaggaaatggcaaccttctccaatattcttgccttgcagagtcccatggacagaggagcctggcgggctacagtccgtggggtcacagagagttccAGGACTGAGCGAGTGAGTGCGCGcgggcgcgcacacacacacacacacacacaccttacacacacacacatgttccaCACACACACGTTCCTTGTGCCTCTGCAGCTAAGGGGCCAGAGATGGCTTGACGGGGCAGAGAAAATAATGTCTAAGAATTGAACATGCCTCACCCAGCGGCTAGAGGgaccaagagacacagattcccGGGAGTCAGAGCCGTGGAGAGGGCAGAGAAGGGAACAGAGCTGggatcctttttccttttctgcaatGGCCAGAACTTGCCCTCAAGTTCTCAACAGCGAGGCAAACCTTCTGTTTCCGGTGCCGGCAGATCAGTGTCAgacctctcctcctcctcagccttctgggcatcaccaactctccCCCCTTCCTCTGGACCAGGTGCCTGGTTGGTGCTGAGgattttttttgctgttaagCTCGCTCGCGGCCGCCGCACGTGCAGGGGGGACCGGGTTGCACCAGCGAGGGCCTCTGAGGCTGGGTCGCCGCTGAGGAGGCAGGAGAATGAGCGCGGAGAGCCGCCGCGCCACTGCGCGCACCCGGCTCCAGGCGCGCGGATCCCCGCCCGCGGTCCTCTTCCGACCCTGTCCTGTCTGAGCCGCAGTCTTTTTTGAAGCGCATTTTATGCTTAATCACTTTCAACTGTAGCACCTCTAGTTGATCCTTCTcctttgaccattttttttttaagaaaatatctatAGGTATTGAGATACCTATTACTCTCACAGTCATTTTACTAAATGAAGGATATTCTCATTTCCAATTCTTTTGTATTAGAATATGCTAGTATTGCAACCCAAGTGTTTTTATAGGATacgtctttttttttaacttcactttttttctatgattttttaaatgctttactaGTTTTAGATGGTACGAAATCTTAGACTTTCTGGATATCATTTAAGTCTCATCGAGAAGAAAATTTGATCTTATTAAAATAGGAGCtccatcaaaatatttttcacataagTTGAGATTTTCCAAAGCCCaattatagaatttaaaaattaaatcttgtACACATTTTGAACCATCATTATATAATATGCTAAATTGTTCCCTTGCTTTCATAGGGGTAAATTTCAGTACCTTCTTGTTTGCGAACTTGATTTTTGATAATTACAATTTACTATACCTTCAAATACTAAGATTTCTGGCATTCCACATTTAGAATACTTTGTCTAAAACTTTTCagctattttgaataaaatttcacCAAAAGTTGGAGGGCTCATTTACCAAGAAAAAGTGCAGGCTAATTGTAGGACTCATTGTTTGATGTAGAAAATAGCTCTTTGAAGGCTCaaagatttctaaaattttgATTGATGATGTGTAGCAAAGATAGACTACAAGTACTACCATGCTGAACCATTTCTTTAACATCTTTGTCATTGTAAAAACTTCGCAGTTCATTTTCTCTGtgagtatataaaaatatttaaatttgtgtAATTACAGCTCTCTTGATTAACAAAATATGGTAGCTTGTTTGTATATAGTTATTAATCATTTATGTTTCACAACCAACTTTAAGCCCCATCTCTCCATAAATTTCTTAATTTACTAAGAACGTTTTATTTACTCTGCCTGTACTCTTACCAAATTTGCATTTATAGTATCACTATAAAACCAAAAAATTTACACTTGATTGTTGAATATTTTAACTGAATTTATAGTAATATTTATAACTGTGTCAGAAGTTTTGTCTTCCAGTATTGAATATTGAAAATCTTTGCTTTGATTCtgtgaaaaatcaaatcaataaaatcaaaccAATGTATTCAGAGATGAATACATCTGAAAAGACTGATGTAAAACTGGCTTCATTTAACCATTTACAAGGTTCTTTATGTGATTAGAAAGCCAAAACATTAAAACTTTCCtttgattacaaaaaaaaattttttttaatgaccctaGACAGAAACTTATTTGATCTAAATGAAAAGTCATGTTCACATAATGGTATATAAATGAACTTTCTGTAGCTGCATGAGGCAAAGCACTGTTTTGaatatactcttttaaaaataagtgcaaaCTTTTGAAGTAGATTCTGATATTCTTCAGCAGATTTATATCTTTTGATTTTCACGTGATCATTGACATCATGCTGGTTCCTGTGGTAGGGAGTAAATGTCAACCAACATTGCAAGTATCACATTCATCTACTTCCTTGAAAAAACTGTACTTAATTTTTCATTGAACTTGTCTGTTCTTTTTTTAGCTCTTCGCAGCTAAAAGAATTTACTAGCAAATAAAAAAATGGATACTGAACAataaaatagttatatttttacACCATATAATAAATAACGCTGTTGCAAGAGCGTCCCAGCTACTCTCAGCAAGACTGCTCAGGGTCTGTTTTTCATGCTATTCTCaccttgtatatttttttcacaCTATATATTTTCACACTATCTGTATTTCACGCTATGTCCGTGTAGCATAAACTGCAACATCCCACTTTTTTCTATTAAGCCCAATGACTTGCAACCTGGCAGCTCCATATTAATACATCACACAGATTAGAACAGAGGCTGTGGTCTAACTGGCTGTCCTGCCAAACAGTGGCAAGGGCCATGGGGATATGTTATGTTTTGCTGTGAAAAGCCTCTGGTTATCTTCCATCAGTAACATGTTAAAGGAAGCACTCTTGTTCACCATACATAGGTATCTCTCACTACTAGCTAAGACCATGACTAGAATAGGAAGGATGAAATTATACTTACGTTATTTGCTTGGGATAAACGCTAAATCAGATGAGATAATGGACAACAAACATGAGCTGGGACTGTCCTAGGCAAACTGGCAGGTATGGTCACTGTATCTGTAATTAAATCCCTAGAGAGGAACTTGGCAACATGCTATTGTTTTGTCTTACCATAACCACAGCCAGGTAACATAAAGCATCCTTGGCTATCTTCCACCGCACTTTGTTCTTAACTTCTGTTGTAGGAGTCACCATGGTTTACTGTAATTATCCATCTGAATGCTTGTCATTACCACTTGGTGTGTTAATTCCTTGAGGAAAAGGATTAGATCTCATACAGTTTTATATCCCTGGTGCTTGATACAAGTGAGCAATCAAGAAATGCTTATTGTGGAGTAAATGGAGGGATACCAAGGACCCAGCTGAacttggaaaatgaaaagaaattggtTCTTCCTATACTATGCTTCTCATACTCTCTGGAGACATGGGACAGGATGGGATTGGAGGTTGGTAAGGAAAGGCATGTTTGAACCTGCATTTTTCACTCCCTTGGTGATTTGGATGTCATTGGTCCACAGGACACGTTGTCTTGGAGCATGAGCTCTGGCTAAGTAAAGAGGGTGTGTGGTCCATGTGCAGGCAtgcctgctaagtcccttcagtcacgtctgactctgcagccccatagactgtagcccgccaggctcctctggccatggggattctccaggcaggaatactggagtgggttgccatgccctcctccaagaggtcttccagactcaggggttaaacccacatttcctgagtctcctgcattgcaggtggatccttgaccattgagctaccagagaagctcatCCACATGCAAGCACCAAAGACAATTTCAGTGTCAATCAAAATTCTTCTACCAACAACCATTGAGGTCTTCAGGAGAGCCAACATCTCCACAGTTTTTGGAGAGGAAGTTTCTCCAGCAAAGGGTTATTTCCAGAGGAAGTATAAGTCTACAAACAGACTTCAGCAGATTAATCCAACCAAACTTAGCACATGCCTTTATAAGCACTACAGCCCATGCTTAGAAATAAGACTTGTGtttcttttaagagaaaatagTCAGTGGTCAGAGTTAAGAAAGAATGGTTTCTTACAAATAGTAGAACCATTTTTATAGAAGTGAAAGTCTCACCGAACAACTTCTTCTTGTTGACTCTTTCAAAATTCAGAATGCTTTTTAATTATCAGCTTCTGTCAACTTTCATCATAATCGCTCATCCCTTTATCaggcatttattgaacacctaccatgtgccagggacTGGACTAAATGCCAGTGAAACAACAGTGAGGAAGACATTGAACTCAAGAGTCTACTgtccaccttgcttatagtttcctttgttgtgcaaaagcttttaagtttagttaggtcccattgtttatttttgcttttatttccaatattctgggaggtgggtcatagaggatcctgctgtgatttatgtcggagagtgttttgcctatgttctcctctaggagttttatagtttctggtcttacatttagatctttaatccattttgagtttatttttgtgtatggtgttagaaagtgttctagtttcattcttttacaagtggttgaccagttcccccagcaccacttgttaaagaggtagatgcccatcagcagacgaatggataaggaagctgtggtacatatacaccatggaatattactcagccgttaaaaagaattcatttgaatcagttctaatgagatggatgaaactggagcccattatacagagtgaagtaagccagaaagataaagaccattacagcatactaacacatatatatggaatttagaaagatggtaatgataaccctatatgcaaaacagaaaaagagacactgatgtacagaacagacttttggactctgtgggagaaggcaaggggggTATggttcgagagaacagcatcgaaacatgtatattatctatggtgaaacagatcaccagcccaggctgggtgcatgagacaagtgctcgggcctggtgcactgggaagacccaaaggaatcgggtggagagggaggtgggaggggggatcgggatggggaatacatgtaaatccaaggctgattcatgtcaatatatgacaaaaaccactacaataatgtaaagtaattagcctccaactaataaaaataaatggaaaaaaaaaaaagagtctactGTCCAGTGGGAGAGACACATGGCCACCACTGTAAAGCGGGAAGTAGAGGACAAGAGTAAACTCAACAGACTGGACTCAAGGCGCCAGCCCTCCACCCCAAGCGCCCGCTcctgacccaccaggctccctggctTCAGAACAGGCTTGCCACACCTCTGCTCTCCACCTCCTCCCTTCTACCGATTCCTCTTCCTTGCTTCCAACTTTGCGCTCTTAGGCGCAGGTCTGCAGGGAATATCTGTGTAACACAATCTTCATGCACTTCCCATGGCCATTTCCTTAGAATGCGGTCCTAGAAGTAGAATTCCTGGgctaaaatatatgcaaaatacatttgATCTTTTGCTGCTTGTTCCTAGATAACCGAAGATGTCGTTAATCCATGCATCTGTCTGCTCTGTACAAGAATTCCCATTTCCACTGCCTCATGAGTGGTTATCATTcttgttttcattaaatattagcCCATTTTGAGGTGAAATggtatcttgttttaatttgttctctacattACCAGTGAAGTTAAAGAAAATGTACATTACCCATGATGCTCTCATTGAGTACCAACCACCACGATTATCGTTTTGCTGTACCTATTTTTTCCATGTGCTGTTTTACATTTAATATAGttgaacatgggcttccctggtggttcagatggtaaagaatccaccctcaatgcaggagacttgggttcaatccctgggttgggaagatctcctggaggagggcatggcaacccactccagtgttcctgcctggagaatccccatggccagaggagcctggcaggctacagtccatgggattgcaaagagtcgggcccaactgagtgactaagtgcagcACAGCACATAGTTGGGTGTATAATACACAGACAACATGATATTCTGCTTTTTTTAACCCCATAACAGTATCATCAGCATTCCCCACCCCGGACATTTCCTTAGAGTCTTCATaactattatctttttaaaattttattattttatttatatagttgtttatttttgactgcactgagtcAAACTCTTCATTGTTGCCagcgggcttctctctagttgtgtcaTGCAGGGCCTGCTCTCCAGATGCAGGGCACGAGCTTTTCAtcgcagcggcttctcttgttgcagagcaaggctCTAGAGCGGGAGGActtccgtagttgtggcacatgggtttaatTGCTCCCTGGCACGTGGGATCGTCCCAGATCAGGGAtacaacctgggtctcctgctctggcaggcagagtctttattcctgagccaacagggaagccctatagtcgTCTTTAAAGGTTGCATATTCATGTAgcttacacacacatacttaaaaaaaaagtgtaatttcAATTCCTCAAGAATATGAAAGTTGTTTCATTCTCTACATGTTAAGAAAAACTGAAGGCGGTAGATGATTTTTCTCAACCACATCCATTATTAACTTTCCACAGGAACTGCAAAGCCTCCAAACTGGCCTAAGCCTGTCTATGAACTAGATGAAGAGGACCCAAGGAACAATGGCTTCATCAATGATGACTTCATCGTGTGGATGCGGACAGCCGCCTTTCCCACTTTCAAGAAACTGCACCGCCGACTCCATCGAATAGACAATTTTACCGAAGGCTTGCCTGCTGGTAGCTATAGTTTCATCATAAACTACAGTATCCTTTTATTCCAGGGCGGAAGGAAAACCAGTGTCCATCTGCATACTAGTTATTGAACTATTTCATTCTATACTTCTCTATTCTCCAATCAAATCTATATACACtgtaaaagaaatacatatttatcttATAGACAATACTGTCACTCCATCACCACATAGCTATTTGTCTCTACTTTATATATAATCAAATGTGCACTTTTTTTAAGGAGTAACAGTAGCAACATTAGGTAAGCAGGTATGGGTAAGTAAGGAAGGACTGTTTCTTCCCCAGGAGAAAAATTGAGTAACACTGGGCCTAGAAATCTAAAACAATGAGGAGAAAAGCCTGTTATATAGGATGGGATGACATGGAGGACCCTGGAAATAAAGATAGAGAGGATTACGAAGAAGTAGATTTGAATATGGACTAAAAGCAGTGAAAATTGAGAGAGATGGTAGAGCCTTTGATTTTAGGCGGAAGCCTCATGGGCCAAGGCAGCAGCTCTGGACTCAGGGAGCAGCTTGGGTCCCTCCAGCCCACGTGAGCTGCACCACCAGCTCTGCACCAAGGAGGCCTTGCTCTTCCTCTGCTGGTCCGACGCCGGCTAGCAGGCGCCAAGGCCTCCGTTGTGGACATGTGGCCCACATTCAGAGGCATACTTGAATATGAGATTCTGAGTGTTCTCAGTTACTTTAAGAATATAAATGTCACTCTTGACTTTAGAACAAAAAGTTCTTAACTTCAAAATGACACCAAAcactatctttatatatatatatatatatatatatataattttttttaatataatttgtaCTAACTCTGGTCTTCAGACTTAGTTTTCAAGTCCTTTCCTGATTCTCTCTGAGGCAGAATTCTCCCGGAGACAGGTCTTTCCAGGACTTGCACACAGTTTTGAGACGTCAGCCCATTAAGCATCAGCAGCCCCGTGGCATCTCAGGGCCCCTGGAGTTTTTCACAGGACCCCCAGCAGGCTAGAGGATCTGAACACCCAACTCTCtacctcttctgtttctttaccaCTCGAGGAGTTTGCCTGAAACATTCTTGGGTCGGTGGATGATGACCTGTGTTCCAGTTCCCTGCtccatcttttctccttttctgtcgtAG
Proteins encoded in this window:
- the LOC122687260 gene encoding cell cycle control protein 50C isoform X2 — translated: MKGGPSSCASRELINYTEKCASCARLREDATNFDKECNCSISFYLPQKMEGNVYLYYKLYGFYQNLYRYILSRSNIQLVGTDVKDVRNCAPFKTSDEGLPIAPCGAIANSLFNDTFVLLYNFNSSTQIKVPLVRTATAWWTDKYVKFQNPTYQNLSHAFEGTAKPPNWPKPVYELDEEDPRNNGFINDDFIVWMRTAAFPTFKKLHRRLHRIDNFTEGLPAGSYSFIINYNFPVSRFQGQKALVLSTLTWSGGSSLFLGLAYLVTGAVTLLAFFSMMAVHLKLKERKTFFLQ